A single region of the Chthoniobacterales bacterium genome encodes:
- a CDS encoding succinate CoA transferase yields the protein MIAGFPELTAAEAASLINTDDVVGFGGFTPAGSPKAVSREIAQRALTEHAAGRPFSIGVITGASTGPSLDGVLAQSDAVKFRTPYQSDPDLRKRINTGKTQFFDMHLSQLPQAVRYGFLGEMDWAIVEVCDVKPSGEVTLTSSVGASPTFLRKAKRVILERNKRHPSALRGFHDIYEPEDPPTRKHIPIYHPEDRIGTETIHIDPAKIAGVVETDLDDEVAGFDEPNDVTRRIGENVADFLAGELRAGRISPEFLPIQSGVGNIANAVLFAMGGNPGIPPFRMYTEVIQDSVVKLMRDGRILFASGSSLTLSNGVMKDLYRDLEQFRGKILLRPQEISNNPEIVRRLGIISINTALELDLYGNVNSTHVMGRQMMNGIGGSGDFTRNAYISIFTCPSSVKGGKISPIVPMVSHLDHSEHSVQVIATENGVADLRGKSPHERAQLIIENCAHADYRPMLREYLKLGGEAHTPQSFDNAYALHRAFLVDGDMRKARISAQ from the coding sequence ATGATCGCAGGATTTCCCGAACTTACCGCTGCCGAGGCTGCCTCTCTTATCAATACTGACGATGTCGTGGGCTTCGGCGGTTTCACCCCGGCCGGATCACCCAAAGCTGTTTCGAGGGAAATCGCGCAGCGGGCTCTGACCGAGCATGCTGCCGGACGGCCTTTTTCGATCGGCGTAATCACCGGGGCGAGCACGGGCCCTTCGCTCGACGGGGTGCTTGCCCAAAGCGATGCGGTCAAATTCCGCACCCCTTACCAAAGCGATCCGGACCTCCGCAAACGAATCAACACCGGCAAGACCCAATTCTTCGACATGCACCTGTCGCAGTTGCCCCAAGCGGTGCGCTACGGCTTCCTCGGCGAAATGGACTGGGCGATCGTGGAAGTCTGCGACGTGAAGCCGTCGGGCGAGGTGACCTTGACCAGCAGCGTCGGGGCATCGCCAACCTTCCTGCGCAAGGCCAAGCGTGTGATTCTCGAGCGGAACAAACGGCATCCGTCCGCACTGCGCGGATTCCACGACATTTACGAACCGGAGGACCCGCCGACGCGCAAGCACATCCCGATATACCATCCCGAAGACCGCATCGGCACCGAGACGATACATATCGACCCGGCCAAGATTGCCGGTGTCGTGGAGACCGACCTTGATGACGAGGTGGCCGGCTTTGACGAACCGAACGACGTCACGCGTCGCATCGGAGAAAACGTGGCCGACTTCCTTGCCGGCGAACTGCGCGCGGGGCGCATCAGTCCGGAGTTCCTGCCCATCCAGAGCGGAGTGGGGAACATCGCCAACGCCGTGCTTTTCGCCATGGGAGGCAATCCCGGTATCCCACCTTTCCGGATGTATACCGAGGTCATCCAAGACTCTGTGGTGAAGCTGATGCGGGACGGCCGCATTCTTTTCGCCAGCGGTTCCTCGCTCACGCTGAGCAACGGCGTGATGAAGGATCTTTACCGCGATCTTGAGCAGTTCCGCGGGAAAATCCTTCTCCGGCCGCAGGAAATTTCGAACAACCCCGAAATCGTCCGTCGCCTCGGCATCATTTCGATCAACACGGCGCTCGAACTCGATCTTTACGGCAACGTCAACAGCACGCACGTTATGGGTCGGCAGATGATGAACGGCATCGGCGGGTCGGGGGACTTCACCCGCAACGCCTACATCTCCATCTTCACGTGTCCGTCATCGGTCAAAGGAGGCAAGATCAGCCCCATCGTGCCGATGGTGTCCCACCTCGACCACAGCGAACACAGCGTCCAGGTCATCGCCACCGAAAACGGCGTGGCAGATCTGCGCGGCAAGTCGCCGCACGAGCGCGCGCAGCTGATCATCGAAAACTGCGCCCACGCGGATTACCGCCCGATGTTGCGCGAATACCTCAAACTCGGCGGCGAGGCCCATACACCCCAATCCTTCGACAACGCCTATGCGCTTCACCGCGCCTTCCTCGTCGACGGAGATATGCGCAAAGCCCGCATCTCGGCGCAGTGA
- a CDS encoding citrate synthase — translation MQQKTALTIEGKTLELPVIVGTENEKAIDIRTLRDQTGYISFDDGYANTGSCRSDITFIDGEKGILRHRGYPIEELADKSIFLETAYLIIYGELPTTKQLSKFRGRVASSASVHEGMRNFFEGFPHNSHPMAILSAMLNTLGCYYPEMTTHKRSHDLEHFDWAAALLISKVRTLAAMSYRTKRGLPFVYPRWDLRYAANFLHMMFSEPYRDYNPKPEVTDALDLILLLHADHEQNCSTSTVRMVASSGANLFASVSAGVSALWGPLHGGANAAVVEMLEQIRESGDDGRKTVEAVKKGEMRLMGFGHRVYKNYDPRARILGETAKRVLAAMGMKDPLLDIAMHLEQVALNDDYFVSRKLYPNVDFYSGIILRAIGIPVDMFPVMFAIGRMPGWIAHWREMATSTKQKIHRPRQIYTGSPQRQYVEVEDRGD, via the coding sequence ATGCAACAGAAGACCGCGCTGACTATCGAAGGCAAAACGCTCGAGTTACCCGTGATTGTCGGGACCGAGAACGAAAAAGCCATCGATATCCGCACCCTGCGCGACCAGACGGGATACATAAGTTTCGACGACGGCTACGCCAACACGGGCTCCTGCCGCAGCGACATCACCTTCATTGACGGCGAGAAAGGAATTCTCCGTCACCGCGGCTATCCGATCGAAGAACTTGCCGACAAGTCCATCTTTCTCGAAACCGCCTACTTGATCATTTACGGCGAACTTCCGACTACAAAGCAGCTCTCGAAATTCCGCGGACGAGTGGCTTCCAGCGCCTCCGTGCACGAGGGAATGCGGAATTTCTTCGAAGGTTTTCCGCACAACTCCCATCCCATGGCCATCCTCTCGGCCATGCTCAACACGCTTGGGTGTTACTACCCGGAAATGACCACTCACAAGCGCTCCCACGACCTCGAGCATTTCGACTGGGCTGCGGCGCTTCTCATCTCGAAGGTTCGGACACTGGCCGCGATGTCCTACCGCACGAAGCGCGGACTGCCGTTTGTTTACCCCCGATGGGATCTGCGCTATGCGGCAAACTTCCTGCACATGATGTTCTCCGAGCCCTACCGGGACTACAATCCGAAGCCGGAAGTCACCGACGCGCTCGACCTTATTCTTTTGCTGCACGCGGACCACGAGCAAAACTGCAGCACCTCGACCGTCCGCATGGTTGCGTCGAGCGGCGCGAACCTATTCGCGAGCGTTTCGGCAGGCGTCAGCGCCCTCTGGGGCCCGCTTCACGGCGGGGCCAACGCGGCCGTCGTTGAAATGCTCGAGCAAATCCGCGAGAGTGGCGATGACGGGCGCAAGACTGTCGAGGCGGTGAAGAAGGGTGAAATGCGCCTCATGGGATTTGGTCACCGCGTTTACAAGAACTACGACCCACGCGCGCGCATCCTTGGCGAGACAGCCAAGCGTGTGCTTGCCGCCATGGGCATGAAGGATCCTCTTCTCGATATCGCCATGCACCTGGAGCAGGTCGCGCTCAACGATGATTACTTCGTCTCGCGCAAACTCTACCCCAATGTCGATTTTTACAGCGGCATCATTCTGCGTGCTATCGGGATCCCCGTGGATATGTTCCCCGTCATGTTCGCCATAGGTCGCATGCCGGGATGGATCGCGCACTGGCGCGAGATGGCTACCAGCACAAAACAGAAAATCCACCGTCCGCGCCAGATCTACACAGGCTCTCCGCAGCGCCAATACGTCGAGGTCGAAGACCGCGGGGATTAG
- a CDS encoding endonuclease/exonuclease/phosphatase family protein has translation MSARSEAPIVTVMSRRGIFAVCNMVATVLLPLSAVSAREFSVLTYNVENLFDADKEAIFEDYAETGAPNDYSPSKLVRKLQTIGKVLKSFNGGKGPEIACFNEFEMDFTPDSKVVDYDAFLGKYKSTTVEKMLTTGLNDEVRGLPVEALLLKYLSDEGMTGYHVAIGDDKPDFAALALDDRKIHKKGHKNAVFSKFPVTKKRSHPTPDARDILEVTLDAEGHPLHVFVNHWKSGAGDFNSEQSRRFNARTLRGRLDDILREDPSADIIVTGDFNSQYNQSQAYPFMGETGLNDILGSQGDESATASAPGFSLYNLWHELPAEQRRSDHFAGKWGTLMQQMITPGLYDSNGVQYGDNSFSVVMLDGVNTRTPLRLPRRWSNAGAGGGASDHFPVASRYRTVEENDKNARIKPEKPGTNNGQAEPLSVGFEALQPSQVGEFLADAAKNPAAHIGEIFLVRGTVAGRRPLAVEVSGAKFLLWSPDVDLRKRMQKFPTGSGVEFLAELDMHKGQFQFVVQAPQWLIKRPEAKSR, from the coding sequence TTGAGCGCGCGGTCGGAGGCGCCCATTGTCACCGTCATGTCGCGCCGCGGGATTTTCGCCGTCTGCAACATGGTGGCAACAGTCTTGCTCCCGCTGTCCGCAGTATCCGCGCGAGAATTCTCCGTGCTGACCTACAATGTGGAGAATTTGTTCGATGCGGACAAGGAGGCCATCTTCGAAGACTACGCGGAGACGGGGGCGCCGAATGACTATTCGCCGTCGAAACTTGTCAGGAAGCTCCAGACCATCGGCAAAGTCTTGAAGTCTTTCAATGGCGGCAAAGGCCCGGAGATCGCCTGCTTCAACGAGTTCGAGATGGATTTCACGCCGGATTCCAAAGTGGTCGATTACGACGCATTCCTGGGCAAATACAAAAGCACAACGGTGGAGAAAATGCTGACCACCGGATTGAACGACGAGGTGCGCGGGCTTCCTGTCGAAGCACTCTTGCTAAAATACCTCAGCGACGAGGGAATGACCGGATACCACGTGGCGATCGGTGATGATAAACCGGATTTCGCCGCCTTGGCGCTGGACGACCGGAAGATCCACAAGAAGGGCCACAAGAACGCGGTTTTCAGCAAGTTTCCAGTGACGAAGAAACGCAGCCATCCGACACCCGATGCGCGTGACATCCTCGAAGTGACGCTGGATGCCGAAGGCCATCCCCTCCACGTCTTCGTCAACCACTGGAAATCCGGAGCCGGCGATTTCAACTCCGAGCAAAGCCGGCGCTTCAACGCCCGCACCCTTCGCGGGCGTTTGGACGATATCCTGCGGGAGGATCCGTCCGCCGACATCATCGTCACCGGCGATTTCAACAGTCAATACAACCAGTCGCAGGCTTATCCGTTCATGGGCGAGACGGGCTTGAACGACATCCTTGGATCGCAAGGCGACGAATCGGCCACTGCCTCGGCCCCCGGCTTTTCGCTTTACAACCTCTGGCATGAGCTTCCTGCGGAGCAAAGGCGCTCCGATCATTTTGCCGGCAAGTGGGGCACGCTCATGCAGCAGATGATCACGCCAGGCCTCTATGATTCGAACGGCGTTCAATACGGGGACAACTCGTTCAGCGTTGTCATGCTAGACGGCGTCAATACGCGCACACCTCTCCGTCTTCCGCGGCGCTGGAGCAACGCGGGTGCGGGCGGCGGAGCCAGCGATCATTTTCCCGTGGCATCACGATACAGAACGGTCGAAGAGAATGACAAAAATGCACGGATCAAGCCGGAGAAGCCCGGGACGAACAACGGTCAAGCGGAGCCGCTGAGCGTCGGCTTCGAGGCTCTTCAACCCTCGCAGGTGGGGGAATTTTTAGCGGACGCCGCCAAGAATCCGGCGGCGCACATCGGCGAAATCTTTCTGGTGCGCGGGACCGTTGCAGGCCGCAGACCGCTTGCCGTGGAAGTCTCTGGCGCAAAGTTCCTGCTTTGGTCCCCCGATGTGGATCTCCGGAAACGCATGCAAAAGTTCCCGACCGGGTCCGGGGTGGAGTTCCTCGCGGAACTGGATATGCACAAGGGGCAATTCCAGTTTGTGGTTCAGGCGCCTCAGTGGCTGATCAAACGACCCGAGGCAAAAAGCCGCTGA
- a CDS encoding pyruvate, phosphate dikinase: MSKTSKKKGGKKGKAPAATKGKYVYYFGDGKADGDGKMKALLGGKGANLAEMTRIGLPVPCGFTISTEVCTYYYDHKRTYPKQLDAQIDAAVVKMEKSMGKKFGDVNNPLLVAVRSGARDSMPGMMDTILNLGLNDATVDGLARLTKNERFAYDCYRRFIQMYGDVVMGVQKRPGEEHEPFETVIEKLKAELFPGDPHISDTALDADALKELVKRFKALVRERTGKTFPNNPREQLMGAVGAVFGSWNNERAIVYRRKYNIPHEWGTAVNVQAMVFGNMGDTSGSGVAFTRDPAAGVKVLYGEFLVNAQGEDVVAGVRTPEPVSKMDKQLPQAFKHLLKVQKILETHFKDMQDFEFTVEDGKLFMLQTRNGKRTGLAAVKIACDMVAEKLIDWKTAVHRVPAEQLDQVLAPIFDRDAVKAAKVIAKGLPAGPGAASGRIYFNAERCVEAAAKGEKVLLVRVETSPEDLRGMIAAEGILTARGGVSSHAALVARQMGKVCVCGAGALHIDYGAKTLRVGDHTYNEGDYLSIDGTAGEVYNGKIKTAPSEIIQVLVEKSLSPAKSAIYRDFEQLMKWCKKATRLGVRTNADTPEQTENAVAFGAEGIGLCRTEHMFFEGDRIDAVREMILAEKKEDRLKALAKLLPYQREDFIGIFKALKGLPATIRLLDPPLHEFLPHDHTQQNSLADKMGISADKVTKRVHELHEFNPMLGHRGCRLGISYPEISEMQARAIFEAAAEVQKKGIKVRPEIMIPLAGFQKELKLQIDLIHRVAAEVAKEKKTKFDYLVGTMIEVPRAALIADEIASDAEFFSFGTNDLTQTTLAMSRDDSGSFLPVYQDLEIVKKNPFASVDRAGVGKLMRMAAELGRKTRKKIKLGICGEHGGDPDSVEFCHEIGLDYVSCSPFRVPIARLAAAQAALS, encoded by the coding sequence ATGAGCAAAACCTCGAAGAAAAAGGGCGGCAAAAAAGGCAAGGCGCCCGCGGCAACCAAAGGCAAATACGTTTACTATTTCGGCGACGGCAAGGCGGACGGCGACGGCAAGATGAAAGCCCTGCTCGGCGGCAAAGGAGCAAACCTGGCCGAGATGACACGCATCGGATTGCCCGTCCCGTGCGGATTCACCATCAGCACGGAAGTCTGCACCTACTATTACGACCACAAGCGCACTTATCCCAAGCAGCTCGACGCGCAAATCGACGCCGCCGTGGTCAAGATGGAAAAGTCCATGGGCAAAAAGTTCGGCGACGTGAACAACCCGTTGCTCGTGGCCGTTCGTTCCGGCGCGCGGGACTCGATGCCGGGAATGATGGACACCATTCTGAATCTCGGCCTCAACGACGCCACGGTCGATGGCCTCGCCCGACTGACGAAAAACGAGCGCTTCGCCTACGACTGCTACCGCCGCTTTATCCAGATGTATGGCGACGTGGTGATGGGCGTGCAAAAGCGCCCCGGCGAAGAACACGAGCCGTTCGAGACGGTGATCGAAAAACTCAAAGCGGAACTTTTTCCGGGTGATCCGCATATCAGCGACACGGCCCTCGATGCGGACGCGCTAAAGGAGTTGGTGAAGCGTTTCAAGGCCCTGGTGAGAGAGCGCACAGGCAAAACATTTCCCAACAATCCTCGCGAGCAACTCATGGGTGCGGTGGGTGCGGTGTTCGGTTCATGGAACAACGAGCGGGCCATTGTTTACCGCCGCAAATACAACATTCCCCACGAATGGGGCACGGCCGTCAACGTGCAGGCCATGGTATTCGGCAACATGGGCGACACCAGCGGATCAGGCGTTGCGTTCACGCGCGACCCTGCCGCCGGTGTGAAAGTGCTTTACGGCGAGTTTCTCGTCAACGCGCAGGGCGAGGACGTCGTTGCCGGTGTCCGCACGCCGGAGCCCGTGTCCAAAATGGACAAACAACTTCCGCAGGCCTTCAAGCATCTCCTCAAGGTCCAGAAAATCCTCGAGACCCACTTCAAGGACATGCAGGACTTCGAGTTCACCGTCGAGGACGGCAAGCTTTTCATGCTGCAGACGCGCAACGGCAAGCGCACCGGCCTGGCCGCGGTCAAAATCGCGTGCGACATGGTCGCCGAGAAGCTCATCGACTGGAAAACGGCGGTGCACCGCGTTCCCGCCGAGCAGCTTGACCAGGTTCTCGCGCCGATTTTCGACCGCGACGCGGTCAAGGCGGCGAAGGTGATCGCCAAGGGCCTGCCCGCCGGTCCCGGCGCGGCCTCGGGTCGCATCTATTTCAATGCCGAGCGCTGCGTCGAAGCCGCAGCCAAAGGCGAGAAGGTCCTGTTGGTCCGGGTGGAGACCTCGCCCGAAGACCTTCGAGGCATGATCGCTGCCGAGGGTATTCTCACGGCCCGCGGAGGCGTGAGTTCTCACGCCGCGCTCGTCGCGCGCCAGATGGGCAAAGTCTGCGTCTGCGGCGCCGGCGCCCTGCACATCGATTACGGCGCCAAGACGCTCCGCGTCGGCGACCACACCTACAACGAGGGCGATTATCTCTCGATCGACGGAACAGCGGGTGAAGTTTACAACGGAAAAATCAAGACCGCGCCCTCGGAGATCATCCAGGTCCTGGTCGAGAAGTCTCTCAGTCCTGCCAAGAGCGCGATTTACCGCGACTTCGAGCAACTCATGAAGTGGTGCAAAAAAGCCACGCGTCTCGGCGTGCGCACCAACGCAGACACGCCGGAACAGACCGAAAATGCCGTGGCCTTCGGGGCCGAAGGCATCGGCCTTTGCCGCACCGAGCACATGTTCTTCGAGGGCGACCGAATCGACGCGGTCCGCGAGATGATCCTGGCCGAGAAAAAGGAGGATCGTCTCAAGGCTCTTGCCAAGCTCCTGCCCTACCAGCGGGAAGACTTCATCGGCATCTTCAAGGCCCTCAAGGGACTCCCGGCAACCATCCGCCTCCTCGATCCGCCGCTCCACGAGTTTCTTCCGCACGATCACACGCAGCAGAACAGTCTTGCGGACAAGATGGGAATCAGTGCGGACAAAGTCACCAAGCGGGTGCACGAGTTGCACGAGTTCAACCCGATGCTCGGTCACCGCGGGTGTCGCCTCGGCATCAGCTACCCGGAAATTTCCGAGATGCAGGCGCGTGCGATCTTCGAAGCCGCCGCCGAAGTCCAGAAGAAGGGCATCAAGGTGCGCCCGGAAATCATGATCCCGCTCGCCGGATTCCAAAAAGAGCTGAAGCTCCAGATCGACCTCATCCACCGCGTGGCTGCCGAGGTGGCGAAGGAGAAAAAAACCAAGTTCGACTATCTGGTCGGCACGATGATCGAGGTCCCTCGCGCGGCACTCATCGCCGACGAAATTGCCTCCGACGCCGAATTCTTCAGCTTCGGAACGAACGACCTCACACAGACCACGCTCGCCATGAGCCGCGACGACTCGGGAAGTTTCCTTCCGGTTTACCAAGATCTGGAAATCGTGAAGAAAAACCCGTTTGCCAGCGTGGACAGGGCGGGTGTCGGCAAACTCATGCGAATGGCGGCCGAACTCGGCCGGAAGACGCGCAAGAAAATCAAGCTTGGCATCTGCGGCGAGCACGGCGGCGATCCCGACAGCGTGGAGTTTTGCCACGAGATCGGTCTCGATTACGTGAGCTGCTCGCCGTTCCGGGTGCCGATCGCCCGGCTTGCGGCTGCTCAGGCTGCGTTGAGCTGA
- the bioA gene encoding adenosylmethionine--8-amino-7-oxononanoate transaminase, whose product MRDWCAPEHEPLVITEGRGSVLTDAKGRRYLDGNSSIWTNIHGHSHPHIVKAIQTQAARLAHSSFLGCTNEPAILLAEKLAGLFPRETLTRVFYSDDGSTAIEVALKMAVQYNQLTGAPQRCRFAAFENAYHGDTAGAASIGGIAAFHQRFAPLQFPVLRVPDLASLDALDQESLGSLAGVVIEPLIQGAAGMRTWPAGLLRELRAWCDRNGVFLILDEVMTGFGRTGSMFACQREDVLPDFIALAKGLTGGTMPLAATLTTEKIFAAFLGDYAERKTLFYGHSYCGNPLGCAAALASLEVFEMENTLERLQPKMRLMGELLCELASEKNVGDVRQCGFMAGIDVSREKGAPYPWQDQTGAKVCMAARRHGLLTRPIGDTIVLMPPLCFTDRELQASVHAIRQAIREVCGA is encoded by the coding sequence ATGCGCGATTGGTGCGCCCCCGAACACGAACCTTTGGTCATTACCGAGGGGCGCGGCAGTGTGCTAACCGACGCCAAAGGGCGCCGCTATCTCGACGGCAACAGCTCCATCTGGACCAATATCCACGGCCACTCGCATCCGCACATCGTCAAGGCCATCCAAACGCAGGCCGCGCGTCTCGCCCACAGTTCGTTTCTCGGGTGCACGAACGAGCCGGCGATTCTTCTGGCGGAAAAACTGGCAGGGCTGTTTCCGCGCGAGACATTGACCCGCGTTTTCTACTCGGACGACGGATCGACCGCCATCGAGGTCGCTCTGAAAATGGCCGTGCAATACAATCAGTTGACCGGTGCGCCCCAACGTTGCCGCTTCGCCGCGTTCGAGAACGCCTACCACGGCGACACGGCCGGCGCCGCCAGCATCGGCGGCATTGCCGCTTTTCATCAGCGCTTTGCTCCCCTCCAGTTCCCCGTCCTGCGCGTCCCGGATCTCGCATCGCTCGATGCGCTCGATCAGGAAAGTTTGGGCAGTCTCGCGGGCGTGGTCATTGAACCGCTCATCCAAGGCGCCGCGGGTATGCGAACGTGGCCCGCGGGACTGCTGCGCGAACTGCGAGCCTGGTGCGACCGCAACGGCGTGTTCCTGATACTTGACGAGGTCATGACCGGTTTCGGGCGCACGGGATCCATGTTCGCCTGCCAGCGCGAGGACGTCCTCCCGGACTTCATCGCCCTGGCGAAAGGACTCACGGGCGGAACGATGCCGCTGGCAGCCACGCTGACCACGGAAAAAATTTTCGCAGCATTTCTCGGTGATTATGCCGAGAGAAAAACGCTATTTTACGGTCACAGCTATTGCGGCAATCCGCTCGGTTGCGCTGCGGCTCTGGCGAGTCTGGAGGTCTTCGAGATGGAAAACACTTTGGAGCGCCTCCAGCCCAAGATGCGCCTGATGGGCGAATTGCTCTGCGAATTGGCCTCCGAAAAAAATGTCGGCGACGTGCGCCAGTGCGGGTTCATGGCCGGCATCGATGTGTCTCGCGAAAAAGGTGCCCCCTACCCGTGGCAGGATCAGACGGGGGCGAAAGTTTGCATGGCCGCCCGCCGGCATGGCCTCCTCACGCGGCCGATCGGCGACACGATCGTGCTCATGCCGCCGCTTTGCTTCACCGACCGGGAACTGCAGGCCTCGGTGCATGCCATCCGTCAGGCCATCCGCGAAGTTTGCGGCGCCTGA
- a CDS encoding ABC transporter permease — MIVSIGRFTLARIRGLGDYSIFVALSLAGAFSARRLAGRVARAINEQGPRCLPVILIVGLFTGLVLGLQGYHVLSRFGSEGLLGALVSLSLVREMAPVLAALMLVGQAGSALAAELGIQRNSEQIAALETMGVSSYGYLVSPRLLSCLVVFPMQTALFVAVGLWGGSLSGSLLLGVDSGVYWSSVERAVESKDVRECLLKALVFGLLTISICAYQGFHAHRVRGATGARAVSAATTKAVVYSSIVVLAADYVITSFLI; from the coding sequence ATGATTGTCAGCATCGGCAGATTCACCTTGGCGCGCATCAGGGGACTGGGCGACTACTCGATCTTTGTCGCGCTGTCGCTGGCCGGCGCATTTTCCGCACGGCGCTTGGCCGGCCGCGTGGCCCGCGCAATCAACGAGCAGGGGCCTCGGTGCCTGCCGGTTATCCTCATCGTCGGCCTCTTCACCGGGCTTGTGCTGGGCCTGCAGGGTTACCATGTGCTGAGCCGGTTCGGTTCGGAGGGTTTGCTCGGTGCATTGGTGTCCTTGAGCCTTGTCCGCGAGATGGCGCCGGTGCTCGCGGCCCTGATGCTCGTCGGACAAGCGGGATCTGCTTTGGCCGCAGAACTGGGCATCCAGCGAAACTCCGAACAGATCGCGGCTTTGGAGACGATGGGGGTCAGCAGCTACGGCTACTTAGTAAGCCCGCGACTACTCAGTTGCTTGGTCGTTTTTCCCATGCAGACCGCGCTGTTTGTCGCCGTCGGGCTGTGGGGTGGAAGTCTTTCGGGCTCCTTGCTGCTGGGCGTGGACTCCGGCGTTTATTGGTCGTCGGTCGAGCGGGCCGTGGAAAGCAAGGATGTGCGCGAATGCCTGCTCAAGGCGCTGGTTTTCGGGCTTTTGACCATCAGCATCTGCGCATACCAGGGATTCCATGCCCACCGCGTGCGGGGCGCGACCGGTGCCCGTGCTGTGAGTGCGGCAACGACCAAAGCCGTCGTTTATTCGAGCATCGTTGTCCTCGCCGCCGATTACGTGATCACCTCGTTCCTTATCTGA
- a CDS encoding ATP-binding cassette domain-containing protein, producing the protein MEKVAAKHSEKEAASGSGALLEVEGLRKGFGGRPVLRGIGFAVQRGSIFTVLGPSGAGKSVLLKCLADVEKPDDGRVFFDGKLMDFRRPAERQAFHRRCSFLFQGNALFDSLTALQNVALPLEQTTGLGRSEIRERSMEALEQLELHEHAGHYPSMLSGGMQKRLALARAIVTRPELVFFDEPTAGLDPLRRNAVFSMIAKYQSVFGFTALIVTHDVVEALEVSCVVALLHHGEICFCGTPAEFASSANTVVRSFRDSPQALRSALDVLRGGGDLGREEDL; encoded by the coding sequence GTGGAAAAGGTAGCCGCTAAACACAGCGAAAAGGAGGCTGCGAGCGGCAGCGGAGCGCTGCTCGAAGTCGAAGGTCTGCGGAAAGGATTCGGCGGGCGTCCGGTCCTCCGCGGGATCGGCTTTGCCGTGCAGCGCGGAAGCATTTTCACGGTGCTGGGGCCGAGCGGCGCCGGTAAATCCGTCCTCCTGAAATGTCTCGCCGACGTCGAGAAGCCGGACGATGGGCGCGTGTTCTTCGACGGAAAGCTCATGGACTTCCGCCGCCCTGCCGAACGACAGGCCTTCCACCGCCGGTGCAGCTTTTTGTTCCAAGGCAACGCCCTGTTCGACTCCCTCACAGCGCTCCAAAACGTCGCGCTGCCGCTCGAGCAGACGACCGGCCTCGGACGTTCGGAAATAAGGGAGCGCTCCATGGAAGCGTTGGAGCAGTTGGAACTGCACGAGCACGCCGGGCACTACCCGTCCATGCTATCCGGCGGCATGCAAAAGCGCCTTGCTTTGGCCCGCGCCATCGTCACCCGGCCGGAACTTGTTTTTTTCGACGAGCCGACAGCCGGGCTGGATCCGCTCCGTCGCAACGCGGTTTTTTCGATGATCGCAAAATACCAGTCCGTGTTCGGCTTCACGGCCCTGATCGTAACCCACGATGTGGTCGAGGCGCTCGAGGTCAGCTGCGTCGTCGCGCTGCTGCATCACGGCGAGATTTGTTTTTGCGGAACGCCTGCAGAATTCGCGTCCTCGGCAAACACGGTGGTGCGTTCCTTCCGGGACAGTCCGCAGGCCCTGCGTTCCGCGCTGGACGTCCTGCGCGGCGGCGGCGATCTTGGGCGGGAAGAAGACTTATGA
- the mlaD gene encoding outer membrane lipid asymmetry maintenance protein MlaD, with translation MREKRLELGVGLFVLLGLAALCYLTVKLGAGAIVGSDTYPIAARFANTGGLNKGATVMLAGVKVGRVEDISLDPGDYSAIVQMRVLSNVRLPSDTMASIKTSGLIGDKFVALAPGAEENFLEPSTRIDMTESAIELESLISKMAFGNVKDEKAGDKAADSQEVRE, from the coding sequence ATGAGGGAAAAACGTCTGGAATTGGGCGTCGGCCTGTTCGTGCTGCTCGGTCTGGCGGCGCTGTGCTACCTGACCGTCAAGCTCGGTGCCGGCGCCATTGTCGGCTCCGACACTTATCCCATCGCAGCGCGCTTCGCCAACACGGGTGGACTGAATAAAGGCGCCACCGTGATGCTGGCGGGAGTGAAGGTCGGACGGGTCGAGGACATCAGCCTTGATCCCGGTGATTACAGCGCGATCGTCCAGATGCGGGTTCTCTCGAATGTGCGCCTTCCGAGCGATACCATGGCTTCGATCAAAACTTCCGGCCTGATCGGCGACAAATTCGTTGCCTTGGCCCCGGGCGCGGAAGAAAACTTTCTCGAGCCAAGCACTCGCATAGACATGACCGAATCCGCCATCGAACTCGAATCGCTGATCAGCAAAATGGCTTTCGGCAACGTCAAAGACGAAAAGGCCG